A stretch of DNA from Nostoc sp. KVJ3:
AGAATCCCGTGAAGATGCCAAACTAATCGGCGGCAACATGAGCGGGAGAAATGCTCGTGAATTGGCGCGGGAATTTAAGCTGTCTCGACAACTAAATTCAGATGCAGACCGAGTTGTTTATCATGTCTCACTGTCAGCAGCTAAGGGTGATAAATTGGATGATGAGAAGTGGAGCGAGATTGGCGACCGCTACATGAAGGAAATGGGTTTTGATGCCAATCAGTTTGTTATCTTCCGCCACCATAACACCGACGACGACCACATCCACATTGCAGCCAGCCGGATTAGGATGGACACGGGGCTGTTAGTACATGATTCCTGGGATTATGTGCGCTCTGAAAAAGTTCTGCGACAAATCGAACAAGACTATGAGTTAGTGCAAGTGCAGGGCAGTAGAGAGAAACTGAATCGGACACCCAGCACAGGGCAAATCAGGCGTATCCGGCGAGAGCAGGAAGAATATTCATTGGGGCAACGCGACTCCCTCCCAGAACGCACTATCAAGGAGCAAGTTCAGCAGACAATTGATAACGCATCTGTTGACAATCCTCAGATGCCTTTATTCATAATGCGCTTGCAGGTTGATGGTATCAGTGTAAGGACAGGATTTACCAGAAATGGGAAATCTAAAGGAATTTCTTACGAGAAAGATGGGCAAGCTTTCAGTGGCACACAATTAGGTGCAGCTTATACCTTCCCAGGTTTGCAAAAACATCGTGGAGTTGACTACCAATCACAACGCGATGATGCGCGGATTGAACATCTGTTGAACAATCGTGTCGGGCGAACAGCGGAGAGCCAACAACCCATAAATGCAATCTCTGACTTTATTGAACAGTCAGTAATTGAGTCAGCCTTGATTGAAACATTACCACAATTAACAGAGCAAGTGTCTCAATATCAGCAGCAGCTAGAAGAAGGAAGAACCGCATTCGATGACCTTGGAGAAGCGATTGCTGATGTGGAGCAACAACTCTTATCACAAAGAGCAGTGGATGCAATCTCTGACTTTATTGAACAGTCAGTAGTTGAGTCTACCTTGATGGAAACGTTACCACAATTAACAGAACAACTCTCTCAAGTCAGGCAGCAGCTAGAAGCAAGAAGAACCGCATTCGACGGACTAGACGCGGCGATTACTCAAGAGTTACAATCCCATGTAGAGAAAAGAGCTATTTCATCAATTTCTGATTATATTGAGCAATCGACTATTGAATCAGCATTAACTGAAACAGTATTAGAATTAACAGAGCAACTATCTCAATATCGGCAGCAACTCCTTGGAGCTAAAACTACATTCAATGACTTTGATGAAGCATTGACGGCTGAGTTGCAATCCCATGCAGATCAGAAAGCCATTTTATCAATCTTTGATTATATTGAGCAATCAACTATCGAGTCAGCTTTAACCCAAACAGTATTAGGATTAACAGAGCAAATTTCTCAATATCGGCAGCAACTCCTTGGAGCTAAAACTACATTCAATGACTTTGATGAAGCATTGACGGCTGAGTTGCAATCCCATGCAGATCAGAAAACCATTTTATCAATCTTTGATTATATTGAGCAATCGACTATTGAATCAGCATTAACTGAAACAGTATTAGAATTAACAGAGCAACTATCTCAATATCGGCAGCAACTCCTTGGAGCTAAAACTACATTCAATGACTTTGATGAAGCATTGACGGCTGAGTTGCAATCCCATGCAGATCAGAAAGCCATTTTATCAATCTTTGATTATATTGAGCAATCAACTATCGAGTCAGCTTTAACCCAAACAGTATTAGGATTAACAGAGCAAATTTCTCAATATCGGCAGCAGCTACTTGAAGCGAAAACTACATTCAATGACTTTGATGAAGCATTGACGGCTGAGTTACAATCTCATGCAGAGAAGAGAGCTATCTTATCAATCTTTGATTATATTGAGCAATCAACTATCGAGTCAGCTTTAACCCAAACAGTATTAGGATTAACAGAGCAAATTTCTCAATATCGGCAGCAGCTACTTGAAGCGAAAACTACATTCAATGACTTTGATGAAGCATTGACGGCTGAGTTACAATCTCATGCAGAGAAGAGAGCTATCTTATCAATCTCTGATTATATTGAGCAATCAACTGTCGAGTCAGCCTTAACTGAAACAGTATTAGAATTAACGCAAAAACTTTCTCAATACAAAGAGGGACTTGTTACAGCTAAAGCTACATTTAATGACCTGGATGCAGAGCTTGCGGCTGAGTTACAATCCCATGTAGAGAAAAGAGCTATTTCATCAATTTCTGATTATGTTGACCAATCAACTGTCGAGTCAGCCTTAACTGAAGCAGTATTAGAACTAACACAACAACTTTCTCAAAATCAGCAGCAGCTATCAGCCGGAAGAACCATATTCGACGACCTGGAAGCAGCGATTGTTTATTTGGAGCAACTGCATAGATCGCAAACAACAGTAGACGCAATTGCTCTTAATCAAACTCCAACTATAACCACAGATGAACCAAAGCTAAAAGATAATCTTTCAGCCGAGTTATATCAGTATTACAGTGCCGACTTGCAAAACTTATTAGTGACTGACCGAGATAAAGAAATCGCTATCAGGGCATTATTAGATAATAAGCCACTTCAAGATGTTGAAGAAATTATCTTTGCCAGTCCAGCCAGATGGACTACTGATGAAGCTAAAGCATTAGTTCTAATCGCTAATAATCAACTGGCATCTGATAGAGAGCAAAAACAGCGTTCACCCCAGTTTACACCACCGCCAGAGGATGAAAGCCTACGCCCAGTATTACAGCATTTCTTGACTCAAAAACGCGGTATAACAAACTTCCTTGTACACCCATTACAGCAGCAGGGGTTGGGTTACATAGACCAGCACCGAAATGTTGTCTTTATCAAGCGCTCTTTGAACGGTTCTAAGTCAGGCGCACTGGTTTGGGATACTCATCGCCAAGATAATCGCTGTTCCGAGTACCCCGAAAACAGCGATCGCTCTCCTGGGTGGTTTCACCTGAAATTGGGTGGAGAACCAGACGATAAAATCGAGAGAGTGTACCTGTGTTCTTCCCCTATTGATGCGCTGACAATGGCAGAGATTGACAGGAATGGACACAAGGGGCAACCACCAGTGAGGACAATGTACATGGCAGTGGATGATCCAGATAACTTGCCCTTTGAACTTCTCAGAAATATCAACAGGATTGGGGTGGCATTTAATAACGATGATCGGGGAAATGAAGCCGCCGAGGTCGTTCAGTCAATGTTACCCCAGGCTAAAAGAATTGCACCCAAGGGGCTAAGTTGGAATGAGATTCTTATTAAACAGCAGCAGCAGCAAGATGAACTGGAGCAAAAGCAACGCTCTAGGGGTTTTAGTCGATAATGCTCGTGTTGAGCCGACGAACTCGTGACCGCTACGCTCTCGGAGTCGGTGGCTCTTACGGGCAGAAAGATTACTGGTTGGGCCAACTAGATCCTGCAAGCCCGCAAGAGCCACTCCGCTAACGCCGACTCCGAGCCACGAGTTCTTAAAACCTGGAAAGAAAGACACTGTAGACCTTTTGAATATATTAATGCTTATCAGTCGGGCAGGTGGTATGGAGAGATTTTGCCGGCATAGCGCAATCAGCTTGCCACTAACGAAAAGTGAGGCAAGCAATTAACAACGTCAAAATAGTATCAAAATTGAGCAATGCCTACTCAATAGTAGAGATTACCGAGAAGAGGAAGTTAAAATTCACAAATACTTCCGTAGACTTCGGGGCGGCAAGTGTTAA
This window harbors:
- a CDS encoding relaxase/mobilization nuclease domain-containing protein, with the protein product MIGKQTKGRGFRKLLDYLESREDAKLIGGNMSGRNARELAREFKLSRQLNSDADRVVYHVSLSAAKGDKLDDEKWSEIGDRYMKEMGFDANQFVIFRHHNTDDDHIHIAASRIRMDTGLLVHDSWDYVRSEKVLRQIEQDYELVQVQGSREKLNRTPSTGQIRRIRREQEEYSLGQRDSLPERTIKEQVQQTIDNASVDNPQMPLFIMRLQVDGISVRTGFTRNGKSKGISYEKDGQAFSGTQLGAAYTFPGLQKHRGVDYQSQRDDARIEHLLNNRVGRTAESQQPINAISDFIEQSVIESALIETLPQLTEQVSQYQQQLEEGRTAFDDLGEAIADVEQQLLSQRAVDAISDFIEQSVVESTLMETLPQLTEQLSQVRQQLEARRTAFDGLDAAITQELQSHVEKRAISSISDYIEQSTIESALTETVLELTEQLSQYRQQLLGAKTTFNDFDEALTAELQSHADQKAILSIFDYIEQSTIESALTQTVLGLTEQISQYRQQLLGAKTTFNDFDEALTAELQSHADQKTILSIFDYIEQSTIESALTETVLELTEQLSQYRQQLLGAKTTFNDFDEALTAELQSHADQKAILSIFDYIEQSTIESALTQTVLGLTEQISQYRQQLLEAKTTFNDFDEALTAELQSHAEKRAILSIFDYIEQSTIESALTQTVLGLTEQISQYRQQLLEAKTTFNDFDEALTAELQSHAEKRAILSISDYIEQSTVESALTETVLELTQKLSQYKEGLVTAKATFNDLDAELAAELQSHVEKRAISSISDYVDQSTVESALTEAVLELTQQLSQNQQQLSAGRTIFDDLEAAIVYLEQLHRSQTTVDAIALNQTPTITTDEPKLKDNLSAELYQYYSADLQNLLVTDRDKEIAIRALLDNKPLQDVEEIIFASPARWTTDEAKALVLIANNQLASDREQKQRSPQFTPPPEDESLRPVLQHFLTQKRGITNFLVHPLQQQGLGYIDQHRNVVFIKRSLNGSKSGALVWDTHRQDNRCSEYPENSDRSPGWFHLKLGGEPDDKIERVYLCSSPIDALTMAEIDRNGHKGQPPVRTMYMAVDDPDNLPFELLRNINRIGVAFNNDDRGNEAAEVVQSMLPQAKRIAPKGLSWNEILIKQQQQQDELEQKQRSRGFSR